In one window of Leifsonia sp. NPDC080035 DNA:
- a CDS encoding phage holin family protein produces MRFLLRVIINAVALWLTTLIVSGVSVHPYADDTTATVLTYLLIAVIFGVVNAIVGTVIRVVAFPLYVLTLGLISFIVNGLLLLIVAWISDAMGFGLHIDGFWWGVLGALVLGIIAWLIGLVLRPLSRS; encoded by the coding sequence ATGCGATTCCTTCTGAGGGTGATCATCAATGCCGTCGCGCTCTGGCTCACGACCCTGATCGTGAGTGGCGTGTCGGTGCATCCGTATGCGGACGACACCACCGCGACCGTGCTGACCTACCTGCTCATCGCTGTGATCTTCGGTGTGGTCAACGCGATCGTGGGCACCGTCATCCGCGTGGTCGCGTTCCCGCTCTATGTCCTCACGCTGGGGCTGATCTCGTTCATCGTGAATGGCCTCCTGCTCCTCATCGTCGCGTGGATCAGCGACGCGATGGGCTTCGGGCTGCACATCGACGGCTTCTGGTGGGGCGTGCTCGGCGCACTGGTACTCGGCATCATCGCGTGGCTGATCGGGCTGGTGCTCCGGCCGCTCTCGCGCAGCTGA
- the purB gene encoding adenylosuccinate lyase, translating into MTALPPQPLSPLDGRYRPAVIGLGDHLSEAGLNRARVQVEVEWLIYLTGHRMFGSSPLSDEQVRQLRALVDDFGQPEIDRLAELEATTKHDVKAVEYLVRERLHALGLDDIAELTHFAATSEDINNLSYALTVSAAINEVWLPKYRAVIAELRSQALQYRDAAMLARTHGQPATPTTMGKELAVFVHRLERIHAQIEQTEYLGKFSGATGTFAAHLVAEPDADWPAISQEFVSSLGLDWNPLTTQIESHDWQAELYARISHANRVLHNLCTDIWTYISLGYFRQTPEPGATGSSTMPHKVNPIRFENAEANLELSSAILDSLAATLVTSRLQRDLTDSSAQRNIGVGLGHSVLALDNIQRGLGQISLDQAALDADLDANWEVLAEAIQTVIRAEVTAGRSTISDPYALLKELTRGKRVDHEALTAFVNGLEIGQAAKNRLLALTPAGYVGLASELVDRL; encoded by the coding sequence ATGACCGCCCTGCCTCCCCAGCCGCTGAGCCCACTCGACGGACGCTACCGTCCCGCCGTGATCGGCCTCGGCGACCACCTGTCCGAGGCCGGCCTGAACCGCGCGCGCGTGCAGGTCGAGGTGGAGTGGCTGATCTACCTGACCGGCCACCGGATGTTCGGCTCCAGCCCGCTCTCCGACGAGCAGGTTCGCCAGCTGCGTGCGCTTGTCGACGACTTCGGACAGCCGGAGATCGACCGTCTGGCCGAACTGGAGGCGACCACCAAGCACGACGTGAAGGCTGTCGAGTACCTCGTGCGCGAGCGGCTGCACGCCCTCGGTCTGGACGACATCGCCGAGCTCACGCACTTCGCCGCGACCAGCGAGGACATCAACAACCTCTCCTACGCGCTCACGGTCAGCGCCGCGATCAACGAGGTCTGGCTTCCGAAGTACCGCGCGGTCATCGCGGAGCTCCGCTCGCAGGCACTGCAGTACCGGGACGCGGCCATGCTCGCCCGCACGCACGGACAGCCGGCGACGCCGACGACGATGGGCAAGGAGCTCGCCGTCTTCGTGCACCGCCTCGAGCGCATCCACGCCCAGATCGAGCAGACCGAGTACCTCGGCAAGTTCAGCGGCGCGACCGGGACGTTCGCCGCCCACCTCGTGGCCGAGCCGGATGCCGACTGGCCGGCGATCTCGCAGGAGTTCGTCTCCAGCCTGGGGCTGGACTGGAACCCGCTCACCACGCAGATCGAGTCGCATGACTGGCAGGCCGAGCTGTATGCGCGCATCTCGCACGCCAACCGCGTGCTGCACAATCTCTGCACCGACATCTGGACCTACATCTCGCTGGGCTATTTCCGGCAGACGCCGGAGCCCGGGGCGACCGGGTCGTCGACGATGCCGCACAAGGTGAACCCGATCCGCTTCGAGAACGCGGAGGCGAACCTCGAGCTCTCCAGCGCCATCCTGGACTCCCTCGCCGCGACGCTGGTGACCAGCCGTCTGCAGCGCGACCTCACCGACTCCAGCGCCCAGCGCAACATCGGGGTCGGGCTCGGCCACTCGGTGCTCGCCCTGGACAACATCCAGCGCGGGCTCGGTCAGATCTCGCTCGACCAGGCGGCTCTGGATGCGGACCTCGACGCGAACTGGGAGGTGCTCGCCGAGGCGATCCAGACGGTCATCCGGGCGGAGGTCACCGCCGGCCGCTCCACGATCTCCGACCCGTACGCCCTGCTGAAGGAGCTGACGCGGGGGAAGCGTGTCGACCACGAGGCGCTCACGGCATTCGTGAACGGCCTGGAGATCGGGCAGGCGGCGAAGAACCGCCTGCTCGCGCTCACGCCCGCGGGTTACGTCGGGCTGGCGTCGGAGCTGGTCGACCGCCTCTAG
- a CDS encoding DUF308 domain-containing protein produces MAPAVPAQTPGIPTPIRYWVVPAVRAVVALAAAAVVTFTRDAHTAEFGLIVFGAFALADGLAVSVLSLLFAGRGLTRTLFVIQGVIGVIAGVLALALMTSGLGLFLYLVTVWAALTGFLELYSGVRNRSRDAAARDWLITGALTAVLALVLLFVPADAVLAIGLFGAWAVVVGVFQAIGAASLRSAARAGAAAAERAESGS; encoded by the coding sequence GTGGCACCCGCCGTTCCTGCCCAGACTCCCGGGATTCCGACACCGATCCGTTACTGGGTCGTCCCCGCCGTGCGCGCCGTCGTCGCGCTCGCCGCGGCCGCTGTCGTCACCTTCACCCGGGACGCGCACACCGCCGAGTTCGGCCTCATCGTCTTCGGCGCGTTCGCGCTCGCCGACGGGCTCGCGGTCAGCGTCCTCAGCCTGCTCTTCGCAGGGCGCGGGCTCACGCGGACCCTGTTCGTCATCCAGGGCGTCATCGGGGTCATCGCCGGGGTGCTCGCGCTCGCGCTGATGACCAGCGGGCTCGGGCTGTTCCTCTACCTCGTGACCGTGTGGGCGGCGCTCACCGGCTTCCTCGAGCTCTACAGCGGCGTCCGCAACCGCTCGCGGGATGCGGCGGCGCGCGACTGGCTGATCACCGGTGCGCTGACGGCGGTGCTGGCGCTCGTGCTCCTGTTCGTGCCCGCCGACGCCGTGCTCGCGATCGGCCTGTTCGGCGCCTGGGCCGTCGTCGTCGGGGTCTTCCAGGCGATCGGAGCCGCGTCCCTGCGCTCGGCCGCCCGTGCGGGGGCAGCGGCCGCGGAGCGAGCGGAGAGCGGATCGTGA
- a CDS encoding helix-turn-helix domain-containing protein — protein MHSQEDRALRQLWGLEVAVARGPKARWSPAQVAAAAVELADEAGLDGVSLGKVAERVGMTTTGVYRYVDSKAELVELMVDAAIGDPPAIPGTDWRERCRAWTALLADRYARHPWLCEVTPTRMPTQPRAYAWIEALLDAVGDRPEVDALRLALLLDSLVRTYASLENGLRGAEPAPWLAAAVAERYPRLAAAAVQDVSDAGRELEFAVDAVLAGLG, from the coding sequence TCAAGAGGATCGCGCGCTCCGCCAGTTGTGGGGGCTCGAGGTCGCCGTCGCCCGCGGCCCGAAGGCCCGATGGAGCCCGGCCCAGGTTGCTGCGGCGGCCGTCGAGCTCGCGGACGAGGCCGGCCTCGACGGCGTCTCACTCGGAAAGGTGGCCGAGCGGGTCGGGATGACCACGACGGGTGTCTACCGCTACGTCGACTCGAAGGCCGAGCTCGTCGAGCTCATGGTGGACGCGGCGATCGGGGACCCCCCGGCGATCCCGGGCACGGACTGGCGCGAGCGCTGCAGGGCGTGGACGGCGCTGCTCGCGGACCGGTACGCGCGGCATCCGTGGCTGTGCGAGGTCACCCCGACGCGGATGCCGACGCAGCCGCGGGCCTACGCCTGGATCGAGGCGTTGCTCGACGCCGTCGGCGATCGGCCCGAGGTCGACGCGCTCCGGCTCGCGCTCCTGCTCGACAGTCTCGTGCGCACCTACGCCTCGCTCGAGAACGGACTCCGCGGGGCCGAGCCGGCTCCGTGGCTCGCGGCGGCCGTCGCGGAACGGTATCCGCGCCTCGCCGCGGCTGCGGTCCAGGATGTCTCGGACGCCGGGCGAGAGCTGGAGTTCGCGGTGGATGCCGTCCTAGCCGGCCTGGGCTGA